CTGAGTTGtagtttatttgaaatattagtATATGCTGCACTGCAGTAATCAAATATTGGAAAGATCAGAGTAGTAACAAGTTTTATTCTCAGctgttcattaaaaatttcattattaatttttaattgcgcTAAAGTTCTCATCGCACGACAACACTGACTTGCAACCTGACTTTCCCATAACATAGTATTGTCAATCATGATGcctaaatattttacagttTTTTCATATTGAATAACACAATCTTTAACAATAATGCTATTTGCATATTTACAATCATCACAATTAACCTTTACTCTACTCCCAAATATTGCAGCTTTCGTTTTCAACGCATTTATGCATAGGCATATTTACTTGAGAATTTACTCCGTGTAGTGGCCCTGATTGGAAAatacaatttgtataaattaaaaacgactaacaatcatcatcatcattaatcGTCTTTAATACTCATGCTCGTCATGGTTTTTCACATTTGATCGTTTCTAATCGTCAAAAGACGATTGATTATTTCACGATTAAatacgatttgaaatttttaatcgtcatgAAATAACGTTGTAATTTCTGGTCTCGCATGAGGATTGAAAACGGTACATGACGACttaaatcgattaaaaatttaatcgtttttaatcctcTTCAATCATCAATTGACTATTCATGAGGATCGAAAAcgattaaaacatttttaatcgtcatcaatcgtattttcttttttgtaTACTGTTGTGTATTTATTGTCCatgttttaaatttcagaAGAAATGAATGAAATGTAagtagagtaaaaataaaaaaatgcatatttagaTAAATGCAAAATTAGAtaacgcgcatttttttcatttttattattttagtttatttatttttaatttataaattgtctcatgtctgctcCATTCACACTTATTAAGATCATTGGAAATTgactataatatataaagttcaactaaaataaatatcgcaGTGTTTTGcttcatcaaaaattattattacgcaataaaaatactaaagtATTGATAAAGGAATGTTCAACTTACCTTActtaaaactaatttaaaataaaaaatatttcaaaacaaCAGCATTTAAAATCATcaagaaattatatttttttattcttttaaaatttttatttgaccaATAATTATCTCGCTTTTTACATTAagaaacattttaattttaagtctgATTTCGAGTCTAATTgtcaattaatataattagaCAAATATGTCTTACAAAATTGAAAAGAATGTTTTCTTACATGTACAAGAATAATGCGGACATACACtcaaaacaataaattcatatatttttttgacaataatttaattttaaaaagtcaaaattcAAAAGGATTGTTAGGGTGCTCATCATTGtagttgtttaaataaaattctaagtccatttgcctcttacatttTATTGTAACAGGTTCAACAGCCTTGGTGAAAACTTTGATTTTACAATAATAGAATTTTCCATCAAAACCTCTCGCAACCAGACAATAATGGTTGACTTGCCCTTTTTTACACGCAGTTTGTTTATATACAACGAAAATTTCATACTGTCTCTCATCAGAAGTAAGTTTTAAAGTCGTATTAAGATTTCTACGAATCACAAATTCGTATTCACTCCTGACATTAAGTGGCAATATCTTTAAAGCTTCcttgataaaatattgaacTTCTGGATGATCTTTTGGAAGTGTAAcggtgtataaaatttcatctgaTGATGTTATAGTTCTAATACCGTGTAATAGTATGCAcaacattaatattttatacacacAACACTTATTCAACATTTTGAATACTtcagtatatttttattattaattagtgttATGCAGTTTGTCACTGCTGTAGAAGACTATTAGGTAAATCAAAGAaggtaataaaataagtaattgatattgagTGTACATTTATGAAACGTGGCAgctatcataaaaaataaatgaacgaGTCAGCAGTAATTATCGTTGAAAAGCTATTAATCTTcgataaaatgtaaaaaacaaaatgtttaaaatgaattaataatagaTAAGGTGTACTTAATTAACTATAAATGTGTGTCgttgaaaattataactttcggaagtttttattcaaatggtcaactatatttcttatattttttactaaagaATAGGGTAAGTACAAGTATATATGATGCATCAAGAAATGGacaaacattattttaataactgattctattaaatttaagaataaatatgtgacataataaatttctttcataactacaaaaattcttgatttaatataatttttttcattttcatatatgttataatcataaaaaaaaatttttttttttatatgaagaCGTTTTGCTTCAAGAGCGCAGCCACTACTATGAGCATGTGATAGACAACCGAGTCTGGGATTGTTCCAGgtctctaaaaatttttttcctccaatattttctattattttacatGGAGAGAGCCTCAAAAATGATGTCGGATGATAATCAAAAggtaaaatagaaaaaaaaacaatatcttaTAGACACACAAAGCagatgatattaattaatattagctaatatattattatataatttgcATTACCTAATACGTaagagtgaaaaatttttaaagatgaCAATGAAACTACCTTTCCATATTTGtactttgaaaattattatccgacttatatttgttttttagttaattgtaTTAAGCACAGGTTGTTATacacaaaatttaataattttttatatatataataagatGAAAACGTCATTTACAAAAAGCGTCCTTCTATTGGTATTGGCTGTCCATCTGTTAAAGATTTTGTCCATCGTCAGGGACACCCTgcttagaaaatctcatagaatccaatagattctcataaattcctacaaagattttataagaaagaatgagttctatgagaagtaaTAGTTGAGTATAGGGTCTTATACATTCAGCTATAAGaatatatttgattttttaagcagggcaTGGACTTTTCTTAAACAAAcgccaatttttttaaacaagtcTAACTTTGAGCTTCAATGGTTGGATTCacgaaggaaaaaaaaaaaaaacctttctTGAAGAGcggtaaatttcctacaaaaattgatacacagaaaaaacagttaacttggttcaagaaaaatattatcttccgaattttctttcttgattcaataaaagtaaaacacttgattcaaaaaattttttttggttcaagacagtaaattctcttgctccaaaaaaatttatttttaaagcgaaattgaaaatttcttggtttaagaaaaaaaattcttggctaaagaaaataagtcatctcttgccaaaaaatgaacgttttgaacgaaaaaaagtttaacttcggccaaaaaagtttttcttgccgcaagaaaaaagatttcttactccaaaaaatcaaagttttgaacgaaaaaaagttaacttgggctaagaaaaaatttcttggcccaaggaaaaaattttgttgctccaaaaaataaacgtcttgattaaaaaaaaaaaaaacccttgggccaagaaaaaatctcttgggccaagaaaagAATTCTCTTGCTCCGAAAAATGAATTgcttaaagtaaaaataaaagttgcttgggccaagaaaaaaaaatttcttgctccaaaagcTTGCTTCTTCAATAAAggcttaaatttttctaagtcaaaaatgtattttctctCCGACAAGTTAacgtgttaattattttttttttttttaatctgaaaggtaattttttgtgtttttttttccgagcaaaattattcaagacttgaatttcaagtaaactttaatattaaatattaaagttatgATGTATTATAGGAAATACTATAGTACAATTCAAAAGGGTACTTGTAgttctgtcaaatgacagaagaGTACTCGGACAAAAtcgtaatgaaatttgaattataacacatctgaaataaatgtcttaccagggacactacatgtcgtaggcgcgatctcgtggcgagcaccgaactactcccgctgcagctgtctagcaccggtgactttccccttctccatatcaattttttctcccaagaaattttttctcttggcttaagcaacttttgttttcttggtcgaagaatacaaaaatactttcgtaaaaaaaatagtacttgttccaaaaattttattttctttaatcaaaaaaatgcaatattgctccaaaaaaataatgtatcttgctccaaaaaaaaaatctctttaagaaatataaactcttgaaacaagtaaaaattttttgatttaagcgtaaaaatatgttgacgtgagaaaaaaaaattttgattcaagataaaaatttaaagataattgtttacttggggcaagtaaatttttattttccgaatcgatcaaaaaaaaattcttgaatcaagaatattttccttgattcaagttaactgttttttttgtGTAGGAGTTATAGCTGAATACTTATTTTCAAGGAGTAATACAATTTTTCTCATTGTACTGAAATAGGAGAGCATCATTACTTGAGCAAAGTTAAACGGCAttgaatttaacttttttttattacttttgggtcaacaataaatgatttatatcatggccaaataaaaatatcaaatttcgaaaataacggacaccctaataCATACCTGTAGTCAGTTCAACTACCATTGCTAGTAAATTTACATGAAACGATTAGTTTTCGAGAGTATTTCGATATGCAATGCATGACGTATCGACACTGTAACGCATACTCACCTCAATCCTGCGAACCACCCCTTGATCAAGTACTCATGGTGTCTAGTAGCCCAGTCCAGAGTCTATGTAAATATGTACTAAGTCGCAGCTAGACTGAGTTTTATTCGAAAGGATAAGTTAATGTTCGGAAAGAGTATTATTTAAtccagaaaattaaatatatacattacaTTTCTGAGTTTTTGTAatacaatatatgtattcaaataatgatataaaaacATTCAGTGATAATGGTaaggataataatttttattataataaaaaaaaattagataacAGTGATAGTGATCAAGTTGAAGAGGTAATTGCAGAAAGTGATAAtcataatgtaaataaataaaaagtaatagtgAAAAGCTCGGTGAATATAAAAGGTAAAGAAATGATACATTCAGCAGCCGCCACCAGatataatagaaattttaatactctatgttaattaaatttcgacACTAAATGCACTTCGGActcaaaataatgaaataacaGTGATTTAAAGTAACTTCTATTACTATTTCTTAGGAAAGTGATTTCTCATATAGAATTCATATATCTTGATAAAAGCTCTATAAGAATTCGTTGGATTTTATAAGACTTTTCAAGCAGTAACGCGTACCCAATAACTTCAAGCGGAAAACTAAAACTGAACGACATTGCAATTATCTCCAAGCCAAGTAAGtttaaatcaaattcattagtgtaatttagaaataatgacaaaatattttgaataatatttttctgatTAACTTCTGtagaattgaaattaattatcagaGAAGTATGATATTGCGCCTACTATAGGTCCGCATTGTTGAATAATTCCATTACAGTCAACGATATCAATCATAATGCAGCAAATCAATCCATCGGGTAGAatctaaaaaaacaaaaagtgaGTATTAAAGAGCTTTTGCTTTATAAAATTCTCAATCTATTTTctgattttatatttcagaAATGCTAATAATGGATAAATATTCGCAAGACAAAACTCCAGATATTTGTCGAAGAAAGTTCAATAAAACGAGTAATTCAAAGAAACACGTACAAATTCATACTGGCGTAGCTGCATGCGAGTgtgaaatttgtaaaaaaaaatcactacaAAAAGTTATCTAAAGAAACACATGAATATTCATATGCTGGTAATAATCTGACTGAGTACGAAAtttgcgagaaaaaatttactagaaattatttgaaatttcacatGAGCATTCATACTGGCAAATAATTGTATAGTTGTgaaatttgtaaaaagaaaTTCAATCGAAAAGTTCATCGGAAAAGTTACATGGGTATTCATACCGGCGAAAATATGCATGAGTGCAACGTTTGTAAAACAAGTTTCAAGAGCCTATCTGTTCTGAAATATCACATGTACATTCATtccggtaaaaaaatatatatatgtgatatttgtgagaaaatatttatcgaaAAGGTTCTTCTGCAACGGCACCTACGTTACCATACCACCAGAAAACGATACGAATGTAATatctgtagaaaaaattttttcgaatcatctaattttaaaatccaCTTGCGTACACATACAGGCGATAAGCCGTACGAGTGTAATATTTGTAaacgaaaatttattacaaagcAGAATATGATGAAGCACAAGCGGTGTATTTCTTCTGCTAACATCAGCCAATCAAGTTTGAAGCTACCGTTGGTACAAAAAAGCCAGAAGTGTATTTCTTctggaaataaaatatatgaatgtaatatctgtaaagaaaaatttttgggctCATCTAATTTGAAAATCCACATGCGTATACATACAGGCGATAAACCCTACGAGTGTAATATTTGTAAACGAAAATTTACTACAAAGCAGAATATGATGAAGCACAAGCGGTGTATTTCTTCTGATGACATCAGCCAAACAAGTTTGAAGCTACCGTTGGTACTGAAAAGCCACAAGTATATTTCTTCCggaaagaaaatatatgaatgtaaTATCTGTGACAAAAAGTTTACCCGATCGAATCATTTGAAAATCCACATGCGTGTACATACAGGCGATAAACCGTACGAATGTAATATTTGTCAACGACAATTTTCTGTGAAAATAAGTATGATAAGGCACAAGCGTGTACATACAGGCGATAAACTGTACGAGTGTAATATTTGTCAACGACAATTTTCTGTGAAGGCAAGTATGATGAGGCACAAGCTATCAATTCATTCTACACGAGAGTGCAGCATTTGTCACGTAAGTTTTAAGAATCAATCTGTACTGAAAAATCACATGTATATTCATTCTagtaaaaaatcatataaatgtgatatttgtgagaaaatatttatcaataaggTTCTTCTGAAACGGCACATACGTTATCATACCATCGGAAAAAGATACAAATGTAATATctgtaaaaaaacatatttcgAATCATATACTTTGAAAATCCACATGCGTACACATAAAGGCAATAAACCGTATGAGTGTAATATTTGTCAACGAAAATTTACTGAAAAGAGTAGTATGACGAGGCACAAGCAGCGTTTCCATGCCACACATGAATGTATTTCTTCTAATAAAAAACCGTATGAGAATAACATCAGTCAAAAAAGTTTGAAGCTACCGTCGGTACTGAAAAGCCACGAGTATATTTCTtccggtaaaaaaatatatcaatgcaatatctgtgaaaaaaaatttaaccaagAGAATAGTCTAACATTTCACATGTATACACgtcattataacaaaaaaacgtATGAGTGTAAGATTTGTCAAGCAAGTTTCAAAATTCTGATTGAACTCAATTTTCACCTGTTTCTtcacaaatacacaaaattGTACAAATGTGATATCTGTCGAGAAGCATATATTATAAAGGATTGTTTGAAACAGCATATGTATACACATACCGGCGAAAAATTTTACGAATGTATTGTTTGTCTAAAAGAATTCTCTCGGTCTGGTCTGAAACGCCACATCCAGAACATTCACGTTGACTACAATCGATATAAGGATGACAATCTAATCAGTTAAACCGATTTAACAGTCACAGACGTCTTTACATGCCCAATGCGCTATATGAGTGTGATATTTATTGTCAAATAAATGATCTGGAATTCTACACAGCAAAAAAAGTTGACTTGATTCAAGTGGGAaattcttgaaccaagaatactagtttgaaaaattccatttttttttttcaaaaatttatttcttggctcaaggaGTCAGGAttcttaaatcaaaatttgtatatgcttggttcaaaagtacttttttttcaaataataaatctaaCTCTCAAACCAAGTAACAGATTTACTTGGGTGAAGTAAACATTTTGACGCCAGGTGGCGCCTCGATAAGTACAGCGTATTTGATTGTTTTTCTCAGTTAGttgtacacggagagaaatttatggtaacgattacaataaattatgggaatggttcccataatgaatggtaaccggttttattgaaatgtcgattatagtaaccgttaccataatattatggtaatcattttCATAATCATTTCACATGCGATATGGgaattgttaccataattacgggaattattcccatacttatgggaacttttcccataattccaagtaatcattaccataacggtatgggatgatatttcataaacgtactaggaacggttaccataaatttctctcagtgtagttAGTTTTGAGTTGTAAGTTCACGATTTGAACGTCAAACCATGAATCTCGccgttgataattattttagtttaatgtatataaatacgaACAAATTTCGTTATCACAATACCTAAAGTaaagtagtaaataattactgtgaTCAGACTTTAAAGATTTTCACAATAAATGTATTTAGGGGAAGAGGGGGCAAAAgagggtagggtaggcaacacggggtacccccaaaatttgataaaaaaaaattttatattttaaatggttttaacattccaaaatgacttttgtaaatataattaagcgtgactttgaattttttttgttaaactttttcaataatcaattgtcagttgaaaaatattaatgacgtttgttttatgataaaaactattaaaaattttttttcttcttttgtctccaataaacatgtgaaatataatttttcttcatgtgaattacttaaaaaaaaattcaacttaatcaaatttgtttaaaatccagaaattttttttttttaccttttttagggggtaccctattttgcccgcagaaatgaaaaattttttttttcaacggtaactgaaaatttcttctatttactttgaatatcattaaaaaaaaaaagatttagcgtatttgagtcctcgaaaacttggtagtttcttaagtacccccttttgcccctccctcccctacttCTCAATCTTTATTTACTGggtaacattaaattttttgatattgaaAATGCGGTcatcaaacaaaaatattatttaaatttttagtataaacgaatttttttttaaatcaaaatatgcatcaaacTTCCCAATCAAAATTCCTATGAATAACTATTGTAGTAATAAaccgattaataattttaaagaatatatttgtatatttctgAATCGAGTAAAATAACatcctgattcaaaaaatgcgCCATACTCAAACTAAGTCGGTATAATCCTGCGTCAATATTATCGGCCttaaaccaagagaaaaaaattcttgggagaaataaatatgcatcttgtttgaaaacaaaaaattcttcttccaaaagtaaaatttttgaaaaaaaatttttatttatcattgaagcataataaattatttattgaagattgaactttttttgaattgaaaagtttaaatgttttagaacaagaatgatattttgtagaaaataatttttttgaaccaagttaatttttatttcagtgtACAAGCGCGCAATGATAGTCGAAAGCATTTGAATCAAATGAATATTCTCAATATCTTCAAACTAATCTAtttttttggctcaaataaattgttctctcagtgCTGCAGCATTTAAAATCAtgaagaaataatatttctttgttttttttaaatttttattttaacataactgtctcatttttttcattaagaaaaaattacattttaagcCTGACTTCAAAtctaattatcaattaatatacGTAGAAGAATTTTTCtaacaaaattgaaaaaaagttttttccaACATGTGCAAGAATAATTCAGACATACActcaaaacaataattttatatatttttttaacaataatggaattttaaaaagtgaaagtttaaaaatttaaaaagggTGGTCTTTAAAATGTTGTATAATAGATTCCCTGCTTATAATTGAATCACAGAATAGTGTAATAGGTTTAACAGCCTTTGTGAAAACTtcgattttacaaaaatataattttccttCAAAACCACTCGTAATCACACAATACACGTCGTATAGCCCCTTTTGGCACTCactttgattatatataacccaAATTGAATACCGTCTCTCATTAGAAGTAAGTTCTAAAGTTCCACcaaaatttctatcaatataaattagtttttctTTATCGACATCATCTGGCAATATCTTTATACCTTCCTTAGCAAAATATCGAACTTCTGGATGATCTTTTGAAAGTGTAAcggtgtataaaatttcatctgaTGATGTTGTAGTTCTAACTCTGTGTAATAGTATGCacacaattaatattttatacacatAACAgttatttaacattttgaatacttatatttatttttattattaattagtattatgCAGTTTATAACTACTGTGGAAGACTGTTAGGTGAATCAAAGAAGGTtacaaaataagtaattaatattgagTGTACATTTATGAAACGTGGCAGCTATCATCactgatacaaaaaaaaacgaatgtGCCAACAGTAATTATTGTTGAAAAACTATTAGTCtttgataaattgtaaaaaaacaagataataaaaattagttaaaaatagataagatgtattttattaaatatattttttatattttttattgaacaatAGGGTAAATACATCAATAGTTggacaaatattattttaataaccgATTATATTAGGGGAAGGAGGAAGgctaggcaaaacggggtacccccaagattgtattaaaaaaaaaatttatatatctaaATCGTTTTTAagcattccaaaatcacttttgtaaatataattgagcattactttgaatttgttttgttcaacttttttaaaaatcaattgtcagttgaaaaatattaatgacatttgttttatgataaaaacaattataaattggtttttcttattttgcatccaataatcatgtaaaatataatttttcttcatgtaaattacttacaaaaatatttaacttaatcgaattaatttaaaatctaaaaacattttttttttaccttttttaggtggtaccccactttgccaacaaaaatgaaatatttttttttgtaacggtaacggaaaaatttttctatttacttcgaatatcattaaaaaacaaaaatttaatatattttagtcctcgaaaacttggtattttcttaagtaccccgttttacccctccctcccctaaatTTGAGAATAAAAGTTGACTGTAAATTTCtgacaaaaaaatgtataggGCTTAAGTATATATCATTTTGCTGAAGAGTTATAGAATTTTACACGGAAAGCATTATTTTGTACGTATATCAAACTTTGAGTTTTGATATCACTTAAATGATTATAGATTTACCAACACAGCGTAAGAAACCTTTCTTGAAGAgcgataaaatttctataaaataatttattgcgcTTCATTGTATGTCTATATGTGTTAGAAAGTAatcaaatttcaaacaaaaacgccaatttttcaaaacacaTCAAACTTTGAGCtttaatatcttttaaatatttggaattaccaaaaaaaacataagagaTCTTTTTTAAAGAGCGGTAAATTTCCTACAGAAATATGTATTAGTTATGGCtgtatacttatttttaaggagtaataaaatttgtctcgttgtactaaaattaaaagtatcatTACTGAGGCAAGGTTAAATGGCAttggattaaactttttttttattatttttgggtCACAAATAAATGATTCGTATCACGGCCGagttaaaatatcaaatttggGAAATAACAAACAGCACCCTAATACGTACATATAGTCAGTTCAACTACCAAAtggtagtaaatttacatgAAACGATTAATTTTCGATAGTATTTCGATATGCAACGCATGACGTATCGACACTGTAGAGCATACCCACCTCAAAGCTGCGAACCACCCCTTGATCAAGTAATCATGGTGTCTAATAGCCTAGTCCAGAgtctataaaaatatgtactaAATCGCAGCTACTCTGAGTTTATTCCAAAGGACAAGTTAATGTTCGGAAAGCGTATCACTTAATccagaaaatttgaattatactTTACATTTCTGAGTTTTTGTAatacaatatatgt
This sequence is a window from Microplitis mediator isolate UGA2020A chromosome 3, iyMicMedi2.1, whole genome shotgun sequence. Protein-coding genes within it:
- the LOC130665451 gene encoding zinc finger protein ZFP2-like gives rise to the protein MGIHTGENMHECNVCKTSFKSLSVLKYHMYIHSGKKIYICDICEKIFIEKVLLQRHLRYHTTRKRYECNICRKNFFESSNFKIHLRTHTGDKPYECNICKRKFITKQNMMKHKRCISSANISQSSLKLPLVQKSQKCISSGNKIYECNICKEKFLGSSNLKIHMRIHTGDKPYECNICKRKFTTKQNMMKHKRCISSDDISQTSLKLPLVLKSHKYISSGKKIYECNICDKKFTRSNHLKIHMRVHTGDKPYECNICQRQFSVKISMIRHKRVHTGDKLYECNICQRQFSVKASMMRHKLSIHSTRECSICHVSFKNQSVLKNHMYIHSSKKSYKCDICEKIFINKVLLKRHIRYHTIGKRYKCNICKKTYFESYTLKIHMRTHKGNKPYECNICQRKFTEKSSMTRHKQRFHATHECISSNKKPYENNISQKSLKLPSVLKSHEYISSGKKIYQCNICEKKFNQENSLTFHMYTRHYNKKTYECKICQASFKILIELNFHLFLHKYTKLYKCDICREAYIIKDCLKQHMYTHTGEKFYECIVCLKEFSRSGLKRHIQNIHVDYNRYKDDNLIS